In Embleya scabrispora, the DNA window TTCTGGCGGGCCGACACCGGGATGCTCGCCGCGATCCACGTGCTCGCCGCGCTCGGCGGCCAGGACCGCCCGCTGTCCGAGTTCGCGAGCGAGTACGACCGCTACCCGGCCTCCGGCGAGATCAACAGCGAGGTGCTCGACCAGGCGGCGGCGACCGCGCGGGTGCGGGCCGCGTTCGCGGACCGGCCCGGGGCCGCCGTGGACGACCTGGACGGGATGACCGTGGTCGCCGACCGCTGGTGGTTCAACCTGCGCGCGTCCAACACCGAGCCGCTGCTGCGGCTGAACGTCGAGGCGGACGACGAGCCGACCATGATCGCGATCCGTGACGAGGTGCTGGCACTCGTCCGGGACTGACCGGTCGGCTCGGTAAGGTGATGGGTTCAATCGGACGACTGCCACACCGGACCCGGACGAACAGGTACGAACGGTACGAACAGTCGGAAATGTGGGAGATGTCGTGAATCTGGAACCGTCGCAGTTGGCGATCCTGACGTGCCCGGTCTGCCACGCCTCGCTGCACCGGGACGGGGACGCCGCGCTGGCCTGCGACGACTCCGCCTGCGGGCTGGTGTACCCCGTCGTCGACGACATCCCGGTACTGCTCGTGGACGAGGCTCGCCGGTCGGGCACCGATCGGGCATGAACATCCTCGACGAGGCCCTGCTGGACGACCAGGACGGCATCGCCCGGGCCGACACGGCGGAGACCCTGCGGGCGCTGGCCGGTGCCGGCGCGCAGGTCCGCCGGGCCGTGCAGGCCGCGCGCGAGGCGCTGCCCGCGGCGATCGCGCCCCGGGACCGGCCGCGCACGG includes these proteins:
- a CDS encoding Trm112 family protein encodes the protein MNLEPSQLAILTCPVCHASLHRDGDAALACDDSACGLVYPVVDDIPVLLVDEARRSGTDRA